A window of the Cucurbita pepo subsp. pepo cultivar mu-cu-16 chromosome LG01, ASM280686v2, whole genome shotgun sequence genome harbors these coding sequences:
- the LOC111790608 gene encoding uncharacterized protein LOC111790608 isoform X1: MVSREHKKAALHEKLQLLRSITNSHALNKGSIIVDASKYIEELKQKVERLNQDIATVQNSIHPNHPMQVTVEALVKGFSINVFSEKSCQGLLVSILEAFEELGLNVLEARVSCTDTFQLQAFAEIEEQGEEAMDAQAVKEAVVEAIKSWSQNGEQD; encoded by the exons ATGGTGTCTAGAGAGCACAAGAAGGCCGCTTTGCATGAAAAGCTTCAATTACTTCGTTCTATTACCAACTCTCATGCT CTAAACAAGGGCTCGATTATAGTGGATGCATCAAAATACATCGAGGAGCTAAAGCAGAAAGTAGAAAGATTGAATCAAGATATAGCAacagttcaaaattcaatccacCCAAATCATCCCATG CAGGTCACAGTGGAAGCCCTCGTAAAGGGATTTTCTATAAATGTATTCTCAGAAAAGAGCTGTCAAGGCCTCCTTGTCTCAATATTAGAAGCCTTCGAAGAGCTGGGGCTCAATGTTCTTGAAGCTAGGGTTTCCTGTACTGATACTTTCCAATTACAAGCTTTTGCAGAA ATTGAGGAACAAGGAGAGGAAGCCATGGATGCTCAAGCTGTGAAAGAAGCTGTAGTTGAAGCTATAAAGAGCTGGAGCCAAAACGGTGaacaagattaa
- the LOC111790608 gene encoding uncharacterized protein LOC111790608 isoform X2, producing MVSREHKKAALHEKLQLLRSITNSHALNKGSIIVDASKYIEELKQKVERLNQDIATVQNSIHPNHPMVTVEALVKGFSINVFSEKSCQGLLVSILEAFEELGLNVLEARVSCTDTFQLQAFAEIEEQGEEAMDAQAVKEAVVEAIKSWSQNGEQD from the exons ATGGTGTCTAGAGAGCACAAGAAGGCCGCTTTGCATGAAAAGCTTCAATTACTTCGTTCTATTACCAACTCTCATGCT CTAAACAAGGGCTCGATTATAGTGGATGCATCAAAATACATCGAGGAGCTAAAGCAGAAAGTAGAAAGATTGAATCAAGATATAGCAacagttcaaaattcaatccacCCAAATCATCCCATG GTCACAGTGGAAGCCCTCGTAAAGGGATTTTCTATAAATGTATTCTCAGAAAAGAGCTGTCAAGGCCTCCTTGTCTCAATATTAGAAGCCTTCGAAGAGCTGGGGCTCAATGTTCTTGAAGCTAGGGTTTCCTGTACTGATACTTTCCAATTACAAGCTTTTGCAGAA ATTGAGGAACAAGGAGAGGAAGCCATGGATGCTCAAGCTGTGAAAGAAGCTGTAGTTGAAGCTATAAAGAGCTGGAGCCAAAACGGTGaacaagattaa